A stretch of the Lolium perenne isolate Kyuss_39 chromosome 3, Kyuss_2.0, whole genome shotgun sequence genome encodes the following:
- the LOC127346182 gene encoding metallothionein-like protein 2C, translated as MSCCSGKCGCGDACKCGSGCNGCGMYPDVEAASTGNVFLVAAATHKASAGGMDMTAEAENGGCTCSKCNCGTSCGCSCCTC; from the exons ATGTCGTGCTGCTCAGGAAAGTGCGGCTGCGGTGACGCCTGCAAGTGCGGCAGCGGCTGCAACGGCTGCGGCATGTACCCTGACGTCGAGGCCGCCAGCACCGGCAACGTcttcctcgtcgccgccgccacccacaAGGC GAGCGCCGGTGGGATGGACATGACCGCGGAGGCGGAGAACGGTGGCTGCACCTGCAGCAAGTGCAACTGCGGCACCAGCTGCGGCTGCTCCTGCTGCACCTGCTAG
- the LOC139829752 gene encoding metallothionein-like protein 2C isoform X2 — translation MSCCSGKCGCGDACKCGSGCNGCGMYPDVEAASNGNIFLVAAATHKAAGGMEMAAETENGGCSCSKCNCGTSCGCSCCTC, via the exons ATGTCGTGCTGCTCAGGAAAGTGCGGCTGCGGCGACGCCTGCAAGTGCGGCAGCGGCTGCAACGGCTGCGGCATGTACCCCGACGTCGAGGCCGCCAGCAACGGCAACATCTTCCtagtcgccgccgccacccacaAGGC CGCCGGCGGGATGGAGATGGCCGCGGAGACGGAGAACGGCGGCTGCAGCTGCAGCAAGTGCAACTGCGGCACCAGCTGCGGCTGCTCCTGCTGCACCTGCTAG
- the LOC139829752 gene encoding metallothionein-like protein 2C isoform X1, which yields MSCCSGKCGCGDACKCGSGCNGCGMYPDVEAASNGNIFLVAAATHKASAGGMEMAAETENGGCSCSKCNCGTSCGCSCCTC from the exons ATGTCGTGCTGCTCAGGAAAGTGCGGCTGCGGCGACGCCTGCAAGTGCGGCAGCGGCTGCAACGGCTGCGGCATGTACCCCGACGTCGAGGCCGCCAGCAACGGCAACATCTTCCtagtcgccgccgccacccacaAGGC TAGCGCCGGCGGGATGGAGATGGCCGCGGAGACGGAGAACGGCGGCTGCAGCTGCAGCAAGTGCAACTGCGGCACCAGCTGCGGCTGCTCCTGCTGCACCTGCTAG